A stretch of the Gossypium hirsutum isolate 1008001.06 chromosome D07, Gossypium_hirsutum_v2.1, whole genome shotgun sequence genome encodes the following:
- the LOC107956117 gene encoding uncharacterized protein gives MHPGGNKMHRDLCELYWLSSLKCEVTSDRQKCYTDLKRRDIEYTIGNFVFLKVSLWNKVLRFDCKGKLSPRFIGPYQILKRLEPIEVRLDLTFDEESVQVLDRDIKVQWRKSIPLVKVLWQNHGTKEATWESEDLVR, from the exons atgcatcctggtggtaaTAAGATGCATCGGGATCTCTGTGAATTGTACTGGTTGTCGAGTTTGAAATGTGAG GTgacttctgatagacagaaatgCTATACAGATCTGAAAAGGAGGGATATCGAGTACACTATTGGCAACTTCGTTTTCCTTAAGGTATCTCTGTGGAATAAGGTTCTACGGTTCGattgtaagggcaagttgagccctaggttcattgggccatatcagATTCTAAAGCGTTTGGAACCG attgaggttagactgGACTTGACATTTGATGAGGAGTCAGTTCAGGTTTTGGATCGAGATATTAAGGTTCAGTGGAGGAAGTCTATACCGTTGGTAAAGGTTCTGTGGCAAAACCATGGCActaaggaagccacatgggaatcTGAGGACTTGGTGCGTTAG